GTTCAAATCATAGATGttcttcaattggattgaatttgtaATATTGGACTGTGACTTCGTGTCGATGGGCATTAACGGCCAACAGCCGGACTTAGTGTCGTGCTCTTGACTTCGTGTCGATTAGTTGGCTTTATGCCGAAATTATGACTTCGTGTCGAGATATTGACTTCGTGTCGATTCAAAGACTTCGTGTCGATTAATTACCTATGCTTGATTAATGGTGATGAGggatttatttattgtttctattgaacaacatccatgtctcatatacactcctggaactcgtttggggttccagttttgcaggtataGGTCGGTGTCCACTACAGGTCGCGTTTTGCGTTTTGTGACTCGCTCGAGGAGCGCGCGGTTGAGGCCTGTGGGGAGTCTTGTCTCCTGGCCCGTAGATGATATTTGCCTAGTTTAGTTTTTTGGATAATTGTTGGTTATGTaaagtttattttatttgacagacttccgctgtagtttgtaaatgacaattattttgagatgtaaataaaatgtggcTGTTGACCTTCAGTTTTTAGTTATTCTTGGAATTGCTAGTAGCTGGTTGTTGTCGCGTGTCATATCGGGATAGGCCGATGAGGTGCTATTCCGAAACGGGGCGTGACAACTAACTCCACAGTTCACTTCTTCCCCATACCACTGGTGAAAGAGAAAGTGTAAACAACTTGTGAAAGAGAAAACATAAATACTACCACAAAAGCAGCCCATACTTGACTAAAGCAGCCCAAACATGTACTCAAACAAATTAACTGGGAAAATCAATCAAATACTTACAAACATTGATTCAGATGAGTGCTAAGGATTATTGTAAAATAAAGGCATCAATTTTGTAGAAATTATCATTAAATTCACAAGATCACATGAGACATGCCTCCAATGGATCCACTTTAGAAACAATAGAATTCCATCTGATGTTGGTGGTAGGAAGCTTTTCTTTCCTTAGGGAAGACAAACTTCCGTACAACATAAAAAAGACATATACACTATATGCAAACGAACAGATTGTGCTGGGACTTGTaagaaatttatataaatattcttattctcttttattttccctttaATAAGTTTATTTACAAACTAGTTCCATTCATTAATTGCACATGCAGTGTGCGAGGATGGAAATTCAACTTGAAACTACCATGCACAATCATAATGGACATCTAAACAACCATTTCAGGCCCTTTTCACCTAAATGGTACTATCCCTAGGCTTCCATTCTTTGCACATGCATTGTGTGTGATTAGAAATCCAACTTTAAACTAGCATCATAACCATTTAAGTATATCTTAACAAACATTTTAGTACCTTTTCACCTACTGGTACTAGCCTCAGGCTCTCCATTGTCATTAATCCAGTGCAATTGACTTTGACTCTATTACATGATGCAATATCCTCTGCAAGGACCTGGCACCACTGTTATTATGGAATAGGACCTCCAACTTTCAGAACTTTAAACAGGATAACAGTACGATTAGAGATCGCATTACCTGGCCTGCCCAGCCACATTCAACAAAGGAACACTTCCACGTTGCAAAATCTCTACAATACCCCACAACTAAGTAAATACAAAATATGGAAGAAATAGAAAGCATTCAGAAACatattataatatatatatatatatatatatatatatatatatatatatagagagagagagagagagagagagagagagagagagtatatcAGTATGCGAACCCATTTTCAGATATATGAAATGATAGACCCCTGTCCAATGATTGCCCACCTTTGCACTGTGTtataaaaagaaagatttcAACACAAGTTTTAGCCTTTTAGGTGTGTAGTGTGTACAAATTTAGTTTATAAGGCCGATGGATTTCAAATAGGTTATGAGTTATGGCAATTGATGGGGTTGCACGTCTTGAGAAGCTGAATATGGAAGTAAAACCGTTAGTCAGATGACGTACCTGAGGTGTTAGGTACACACTTATCAGGCTTTACTTCTCTGACATGTGTCTCATCAACTGATTAAAGTACAGCTTGGTAATTTATATTATGTTGCAGTATTCATGTATCAAAACTTTGGTTCAGCTCTTCAACGAAAAATAAAGTTCAATGTTGAGGCAAAAAACTGGGAACCAGAAACTTCCAAAAAAGTAACAACCAAAGAATACTGTGAAGATTTTTGCAACGCTAAATAAAGGTATTTTGAAACCCATCAAACAACGCTTATGCATTTTGGTCATTCGCAACATATTAGCGTCAAGTAAATTTAGAGGTCACAAATCAGATCCTCATTTAAGTGTTCAAAACCCAATGACTAGCTAACCACAAGAAGCTTCTCTCCCATAAAAGGGACCTTAGCCATAAACATTATCGGAAACAACTAGAAATAGATGCATGTCATATGCACTAGATCACTACAATTGAAAGTTACCAAATATAAGACAACTATAAATCTTTTACCGTTCAAGGGaactcaaaataaaatgatACACTAAAAAATTTATCAGCATATAAATCGAGAAAGCACTAAAGCCCAGTCCATGAACAAAAGTATGCACATAAGATCGACAACAATCTTGATAAAGATCAGAGATGCCCACCCTAGATGACTGTGAAGTGTGAACAATAGGGGAAAATGTTTTAAAGAATCCCACTAGGTGACTTATGACCagaaaaatatacatatttatatACACCAAAAAGAGCACAACCATATCTTGAGCCGTTTGATGCATGTGGGCTCATATGCATGGCTCCGGACACATTTGTGTACAAAGTTGTGTCCAGAGTTGTGTAAAACCATAATGTTCATAACATAGCACAAACACTTGAGACAACCAAAACACAGTACATATCACACAAAACTAGTCCCTGTCAATTGTAGAGATTAACTTAACTAAGGCTTGACTGGCTCTCACTCTGAGCAAGAAGGTACttacaaattcaaaactttAGGCAGCAAAATTAGCTAAAATGAACCACGTAATGAGATTAAGCAACTTACCTTGGGACAAACCAAGACCTCGTATTGTCCAGGTTCATAAGAATCGCAGTTAATTTCAAGACCCTCAACCTTTTGCTTCAAAATCCTCAATTTGCTAGAATCActtgtctctttctcttcatCATACCCATGATTAACTTTGAAAAATTAAGAAACGAATGAGAAAAAACTAAACGGGTAAGGTAATATCTCAAACCATTACTCTCTTCTTTCATTAAAAGTTGATATGATCATAAGAACCACTCCAATTgttcttcaaaatccaaactttaTCTCATAAACCTTTGGCAACCAGTTTTAATGAAAGAATTGAAGGGCCTAATCcttgctctctctttttttggataactcaggtgtccgggccAGCATAAGCACACCTCGACCAATCCTGAGGtccaatcccaccgcccacttgcGGGGAGCCAATTAAAGCCGAATCAAAGCTCCTTCTGGACTGGCCCCAATGGGGTTGATAGCACATGAGAAATTCTGACATCTCCTAAGGGAGTAAACCCTTATAGAGTGCCCCtaatggcataaccaaaactaaaagaTTTCTAAAGTTCGCAATGTTAGttcaaaatatggctcacaatgatataatcaaacttagagcaagtttatgaGAAGAGGTAAAAGAgctttttagctattttacctaaGCAACACCCCCAAATAAGCATTACAATAGATTAGATAAAAGCCTAGGTAAAATCCATCTATGAACAGTGAAAACGTAAATATACCTAAGCACTATTCACCATATgtctattattttattaattgttcctccctccctccctccctccctcctcagaaaagaaaaacaaaaacaaaagtaataatattttaatagaaaataggttaaatagatagtattggtgtagtgttgaaagagatgtgagtagataaaatgaaaaaagtacaCTGTTTAGCTTTACCAGCATTTTTACCTAACAaccggtaaacttgctcttagcaaccccttaatcaataaccaaattttggcctttagataaccaaaactagcaatcttttctCCAtggataaccaaatttaacagggacaacactctctctctttcctttctctctcctctctcatccCATTCCTATCGATGGACCCACCCACTTATATTTATTCCTaactctctccatctctctttaCTAAAAATGAGTTTTATCATGGAATATAGACTATTATGGGACTTCTAATTGTTAATCTTAACAACTCttaaaaggataaccaaaatATGAGGTGACAATGTTTGGATATCCAATTTTAGATATGCCATTGGAGATACTCTAAGTTGGAGACAGATCTACTTGAGGGCTTATGGGGCCGAGGCTTGGCCCccgctttgttttttttattttatattaatattagtttattttttgtttgttaagaattgtattttgtattgggtgttTATTTAAATGatttaagaatgtgttcgttttgggtctaaAAATCCAATTTCTCTCTTTGCATGGTCTCCCATAAGATTTTTCTTGAATTATTCATCTCATTTAtctttctatttctctccactcattacccaaaaaaatctccctcaaaatctaaacTAAACAAGCTACTAGATTCCTGAaccttaaaatttcaaaatcacgtTCATAGTTATGCCCCTGCGTTTACGAATTTCTGGTTCAATCCCTGCCCCCGCCCCCGGTCTTGACCACCAGGTCAACACGGATTGGCCTTATCATTGATCTTTCAAACATTTTGTctaatcatttttcaaaaaaattcgaagCTGATCAAAAAATACCCAAGAATATTTAGTGACGAGAGTATAAACCTGGTGGTGCCGCCGTGGCTTTAGAAATTGAGCGACACCCAGAAATGCAGAGCGAGAACGGGGAGCAATCGGAGGTCGGTTTTGCAGAAGAGTTGAAAACTAGGAAGTGATGGGCTGGAGGAGGAATATGGTGGAAGCGTGAACAGATTGATATGGGTATCATCGTCCTCCTTGTTGCTGTTCTGATTGTTGTGTTGTAATGGGGAGGTGGAGTTGAGGACAAAGGAGTAGTGAGGATTCGGCGACTCAGACACTGTGGAAGCAGAGTCATGTTTTTCCTATTGATGTTTGCTGTTTTCAGCAAGTACTTTTTATGATCTACTATCCATGGAGGAAGGATATGGATGCCTTGTTTCGAGTGCTCCAATGGACTAGTATTTTGTTAGGGTCGGAAAATTACTGGTCGACGTTtgtttaagagcatctccaggagCCTCACCAAAGCTCATCCTCGGACAAAGTGGCGAGAAATTGCCGGAAAACACAGACCCAGCAGCCTCAATGAGGAGGTCGCCAGTTTATCTTCCGCTACAGTACCTCGCCTGGTGTGGCGAGGTTTTTgagcctctccctctctctctctctctctctctctctgaaggaACCTTGTTCCAGACCGACGACGGTGGATTCCGGATGGTGGTGGTTGCTGGAGGTTGAGCGGTGACGGTGACGGTGCCGGAGATGGGGGAATTGTGGTGGCGGTGAAGTGGGTTTGTTTGTGGCTCttgattttcttctttcaaaagGAAGATGAAGGAGAGAGTGAGGAGAAACTATGGTGACCGGATAGGGTAAGATCCGACGCCGGTGAAATCTCCGGTGAAAGTTGCGCAAATTGTCTCTGACAGATTTGGGGAAGTGAAGAAAAATTAGGGCTTTGGCCTGAGTTTTCAATAACTTTCTCTTCTTTGACTAGGCTGTTGGGGATGCATTTATTTGATGCCTAgccaaagtaaaaaaattgcagtTGTTCCGTTGCCATAGTTCCGTTGCCATGGCAACTGTAAATCTATATCTGTATTAAAACTATTATGCAGAAAACAAATATAACAGAATTTACCTTTGTTAGCCATCGAGTTAGAAAGAACAAACCCTCTTAATTTttggctcaccttcttctctctgtctttACTTCTACTTTTTTATAATACCTAGTAACTTTAAATGATGAATCAATCGGggtgagtattctaccttttatagaagagagaaaagagttTTCTAGAATACCCTAGTAactttaattgatggaaaaacccGTAAAGATAAGGTGTGAttattctaccttttatagaggagaaaatagagctttagagataattattaaaaaacACCTAATCTATCAAAGTCTCTTATCAAGAGTTTTTATTCATCTATAATTGtaattagttatcgtaatgaaccatatcacttcatttGCTTATTTGATTTGCTTATTTGATAGTAAagtcccacatgcacaaaacgTGAAGGCTAGTGAACCACACTAATaggaaacaaaaatatttttgtggtaATGACCGAATagaaatagataaaaaaaagttattgagaaaggggtagagagaaaaataatttctcaaaaatgAGAACCAAGTAAAGTAAAGCAAATTTTCTAGCCAATTTGCTTAAGATTGGCTTGAGGCTATTGGAGATAttttaaggctcggtttggaaCGTGGAGGAAGAGATGGAGGCTATaagataaaattttaataaataatatttcttctattactagtagtatttggttttatgaaggaaaaaaaaaacacatgattGAATCCATAACTAAAATTATCAACTTAATTAAAATGAAACAAAGAATTCGAATAAACAAAgtattcaaaaaaatcaataaagagTATTAaagaaagttttcaaaaaatcaataaaGAGTACTGTGTAACCCCATTCTACTTaagttttttctaaaaattttagttttgtcCTCATTTGAATTTATTTCGCATTGTTTAGTTTTACGCCTCGCTTTTTTGGTTTTCCGATTCATCTcgaagaagtaaaaaaaaaaatttccttaacccaaaatttttggaaaataacgtaaaaaaagttgaataataaaaagtgattatttttcaaaatatttgaataaaagtaaactttttttttactttttcgattcggaaaaccaaaaaagtaagacacaaaattaacaaacgcgaaaaaaatttaagtaattAAGGATAAAACTATAAGTTATAGAAAAAGTTAAGTGGAATGAAAATTAAATACAAGGTTTCATCTTCAACgctaaattaaaatatttagcCTCTCATAGACATAAACATACCATTGGAATCCATTAGAgacataagagcatctccagctttgacccattttaagactcaaatttaaaaatggggcaaaaatcacaaaaatttctctcgaatttttgacccaaacccttccctattttgggttttacccatttttttgcccaaatctgagacaacttttgccttacccatttctccaacggctagttagagagagagagagagagagaaagaggaaaagggaaatgtgtaaaatttgggtttgatggttagagatgtgtctacccaaaataaaattttacccaaaatttgactcaaatttgagaaaaaatatggatAAAAGCTGGAGATGTTCTAACGAA
The sequence above is a segment of the Rhododendron vialii isolate Sample 1 chromosome 13a, ASM3025357v1 genome. Coding sequences within it:
- the LOC131312987 gene encoding primase homolog protein-like isoform X1, producing MTLLPQCLSRRILTTPLSSTPPPHYNTTIRTATRRTMIPISICSRFHHIPPPAHHFLVFNSSAKPTSDCSPFSLCISGCRSISKATAAPPVNHGYDEEKETSDSSKLRILKQKVEGLEINCDSYEPGQYEVLVCPKCKGGQSLDRGLSFHISENGDFATWKCSFVECGWAGQWCQVLAEDIASCNRVKVNCTGLMTMESLRLVPVGEKLISYFAERKISEDVLQRNAVMQISGNQNAIAFTYRRNEVLVTCKYRSLDKKFWQEKCKERIFYGLDDIKGADEIIIVEGEIDKLSMEESGFLNCVSVPDGAPVKVSAKLPLLEKDSRFQYLWNCKEHLDKASRIILATDGDPPGNALAEELAHRLGRERCWRVRWPKKGGFSCYKDANEVLMNLGSAALRDVVHSAELYSMHN
- the LOC131312987 gene encoding primase homolog protein-like isoform X2, with product MTLLPQCLSRRILTTPLSSTPPPHYNTTIRTATRRTMIPISICSRFHHIPPPAHHFLVFNSSAKPTSDCSPFSLCISGCRSISKATAAPPVNHGYDEEKETSDSSKLRILKQKVEGLEINCDSYEPGQYEVLVCPKCKGGQSLDRGLSFHISENGDFATWKCSFVECGWAGQVLAEDIASCNRVKVNCTGLMTMESLRLVPVGEKLISYFAERKISEDVLQRNAVMQISGNQNAIAFTYRRNEVLVTCKYRSLDKKFWQEKCKERIFYGLDDIKGADEIIIVEGEIDKLSMEESGFLNCVSVPDGAPVKVSAKLPLLEKDSRFQYLWNCKEHLDKASRIILATDGDPPGNALAEELAHRLGRERCWRVRWPKKGGFSCYKDANEVLMNLGSAALRDVVHSAELYSMHN
- the LOC131312987 gene encoding primase homolog protein-like isoform X3 — protein: MTLLPQCLSRRILTTPLSSTPPPHYNTTIRTATRRTMIPISICSRFHHIPPPAHHFLVFNSSAKPTSDCSPFSLCISGCRSISKATAAPPVNHGYDEEKETSDSSKLRILKQKVEGLEINCDSYEPGQYEVLVCPKCKGGQSLDRGLSFHISENGDFATWKCSFVECGWAGQWCQVLAEDIASCNRVKVNCTGLMTMESLRLVPVGEKLISYFAERKISEDVLQRNAVMQISGNQNAIAFTYRRNEVLVTCKYRSLDKKFWQEKCKERIFYGLDDIKGADEIIIVEGEIDKLSMEESGFLNCVSVPDGAPVKVSAKLPLLEKDSRFQYLWNCKEHLDKASRIILATDGDPPGNALAEELAHRLGRESYNFVYADH